One window of Watersipora subatra chromosome 3, tzWatSuba1.1, whole genome shotgun sequence genomic DNA carries:
- the LOC137390982 gene encoding uncharacterized protein, with protein sequence MADAELGEETVGSRTDASDTDASDTDSEGTCLQNRVETKKLNSSDSASSDQQAINADNNVDVVIISENTVRRSSRLAALKKSNDAMQLMNIIGTTVLDHQNVIDMVRKNIDGVDVSIETLQNDVTELNEFRNQFDSMYEELQVISDNKVDTTVTSMYTEHISELKTVEQHLQQRIEQLEVQQDEEKELQDEEAAMQEMRKQLEEKMRLYKERKQSRQRLAPISVLSLQSSHSSVTSTPTKPENRLTTSITEDTTRKRIEPGNARSPQPPPSTRITSSRPAVQIHDLTLQQLQSDELRSHSPVDLPQPREPNPGNVDVKSKTHNDLEPIHQLAQCLVTTMKSTKRTALEPSIFTGNPLEFNDWEIDFEGYIEAEGLVGKEPLRYLKKYVSGEAKDCISGYFTLNSEAAYKDARKQLRRRYGKDSSIARAMRTKLENWPNIGATDGKQLRKYADFLSQIKGAMISVPKLKALNDSDEIEKIAKVLPRWMKTKWVNLSRQLERNEDREADFHDYHSLINEQAEIQNTPLMANDRAPEKTRDDNKRRGKAIQHTTLTTATTDKSVKHCAYCEKDNHDTASCFKLIAMSHRDTIEVFKKKRLCFSCAQPHHMTSQCKDKAKCRKCKGDHLQCLHKSAQDWEETKVNKGKQEPKTVGEQKPPSDTKEKISNAADSSGTTELLNMVVPVYISAANASDKILAYAVLDNGSDSTYIAKDIAKRLKPPSVSEQITVTTLNGKKTSHLSKYKIVVDCFEGAPDGQDHRIEAYEQDVIPCNRMQIPTSKIASSMPLFKEISQLFPPKLDAPIGLLIGRDFAHLLAPHETIIGKENEPFALKTVLGWTLCGGNNEHQRSLHTTLLAQASEFDDLDDRRKMSQNDIKFTKTLENGMERSEDGSITLPLPFKDQPTMPNNKAQAKKRLEQLIHRLKKDPNLKKDYFQFMEEVIKSGHAEKVPDHCTPQGKAWYLPHFGVYHPKKQKLRVVFDASVKFLNRCLNDELLAGPDHINSLLGILLRFRTKHVALSCDIEKMFHNFKVLPEHRDYLRFLWVDPNLTTVTEYRMTVHLFGATSSPGVATFALRKIAAQATNDLPEASKFITRNFYVDDGITSVASVPEAIQLARDATKICGSANLRLHKFVSNSRELLQSIPTTEIAKGVQGLDLCKDKLPAERTLGMEWRTDDDCFTFSSNLLEKPNTKRGILSIVSQVYDPLGLLAPFLLKGKVLMQRACKKVQNWDEAVSEDLAKDWTLWKEQLSNLQDVSIPRCLKPQDFGEVKNTQLHYFCDASLDGYGACAYLRMINKHDKVHVALVMAKSRVAPLKPMTIPRLELQAAVEATRLKNQLQVELDLTVDAEHFWSDSTVALGFISNTEAQYHMFVANRVAEIRRSTDVAQWHHIPGSLNPADLASRGCNLTLLNKSNWWSGPAFLRQLDISEHISDDVDHRKYTQDSVEVKKVKQTLSTVATVKANMDETIKKFSSWKRLVRALALVKAMLKSKSFKKPTLIARDWQEAEDCIVKAEQERLFPEDIKRLKGQKKLAKNSKLLKFTPYLDEKGTMRMRGRVTSPLSYKEINPVILTKSSLAKLLVTHYHQITHHQGHNPTIAALRQAGFWVTGVSTLAKNIVHHCIRCRRNRAKPEEQQMGLLPKERTNLSPPFTHVGIDTFGHFLVKERRTELKRYGVLFTCLYSRALHIEVVDDLSTDSFLQALRRIQAVRGPITTIFSDGGTNFTGARNQLEKDLLSMQDSKIKIYLLANKIQFQINTPTASHQGGIWERQIRIIRSILNGMTTKYDRRMTTEGLRTALYEIMATVNSIPLSTASLSDTEAIITANHLLTMKSQHLPPPPGQFDGTEIYGRSMYRKTQQMAEEFWTTWKAQYLPKIENRPKWEAPRQNIKVGDLVVIVDNNEPRNSWKTGVVVAVHQGSDGLVRKTSIMTGTTDLDTSGKPRHPRVTLDRPVQKLIRIMSAE encoded by the coding sequence ATGGCCGATGCGGAGCTGGGCGAGGAAACGGTGGGGTCGCGCACTGACGCCTCAGACACTGACGCCTCAGACACTGACAGTGAAGGTACATGTTTGCAAAATCGAGTTGAAACTAAAAAACTGAACAGTTCGGATAGTGCTAGTAGTGATCAGCAGGCAATTAATGCTGACAATAATGTAGATGTCGTTATAATTAGTGAAAACACTGTTAGACGCTCTTCAAGATTGGCTGCATTAAAGAAGTCCAATGACGCTATGCAGCTAATGAACATTATCGGCACAACAGTCTTAGATCACCAGAATGTTATTGATatggttaggaaaaacattgatGGTGTTGATGTTAGCATTGAAACGTTACAAAATGATGTGACAGAGCTAAATGAGTTTCGTAATCAATTTGATTCTATGTATGAGGAATTGCAAGTTATTTCTGATAATAAAGTTGATACAACTGTTACAAGTATGTACACTGAGCATATCAGTGAGCTTAAGACAGTGGAGCAGCACTTACAGCAAAGAATAGAGCAATTGGAAGTTCAACAAGATGAAGAGAAAGAGCTGCAAGATGAAGAAGCAGCAATGCAAGAGATGAGGAAACAGCTGGAGGAAAAAATGAGGCTGTACAAAGAGAGAAAGCAAAGCAGGCAGAGATTAGCACCAATTTCAGTACTTTCATTACAATCTTCACACAGTTCAGTTACCAGTACACCAACAAAACCTGAGAATCGCCTTACAACGAGTATAACAGAAGACACTACAAGAAAAAGAATAGAGCCTGGCAATGCACGTTCACCACAACCTCCGCCTTCCACACGAATCACTTCTAGCAGGCCTGCAGTGCAGATCCATGATCTCACACTTCAACAGTTGCAATCAGATGAGCTCAGGTCGCATAGTCCAGTCGACCTACCACAACCGAGGGAACCTAACCCTGGCAATGTAGATGTCAAGTCAAAAACACATAATGACCTTGAACCCATTCACCAGCTTGCACAATGCCTTGTCACAACGATGAAAAGCACTAAACGCACAGCTCTGGAACCCAGCATTTTCACCGGGAACCCACTAGAGTTTAATGACTGGGAGATTGATTTTGAAGGTTATATAGAAGCTGAAGGCCTTGTAGGCAAAGAGCCACTTAGGTATTTGAAAAAATACGTGAGTGGAGAAGCTAAAGACTGCATATCAGGCTACTTTACACTCAACTCAGAAGCTGCATATAAGGATGCCCGCAAGCAACTGAGAAGAAGGTATGGTAAGGATAGCAGTATAGCTCGTGCTATGCGAACAAAGTTAGAAAATTGGCCAAACATTGGTGCGACAGATGGCAAACAGTTACGCAAGTATGCAGACTTCCTGTCACAGATCAAAGGTGCCATGATTTCAGTGCCAAAACTGAAGGCCCTCAACGACAGTGATGAGATAGAGAAAATAGCCAAAGTACTTCCGCGATGGATGAAAACCAAATGGGTGAATCTTAGCAGACAGTTAGAGAGGAATGAGGATAGGGAAGCTGATTTCCATGATTATCACTCTTTAATAAATGAACAGGCTGAGATCCAGAACACCCCCCTGATGGCAAATGATCGAGCCCCAGAGAAGACTAGAGATGACAACAAAAGACGAGGCAAAGCAATACAGCACACTACTCTAACCACAGCAACAACCGACAAAAGTGTGAAACACTGCGCGTACTGTGAGAAAGACAACCACGACACAGCCTCTTGTTTCAAGCTAATAGCCATGTCACATCGTGACACAATTGAAGTCTTCAAAAAGAAGAGACTTTGTTTTAGCTGTGCACAGCCACATCACATGACTTCCCAGTGCAAGGACAAAGCCAAGTGCAGGAAATGTAAAGGAGATCACCTACAGTGCCTCCATAAATCGGCTCAAGACTGGGAGGAAACAAAAGTCAACAAAGGTAAGCAAGAACCCAAGACAGTTGGTGAACAAAAGCCACCATCTGATACTAAAGAAAAAATCTCAAATGCTGCCGACAGTAGCGGCACAACAGAGCTACTCAACATGGTTGTGCCTGTGTATATTTCGGCTGCAAACGCTTCAGATAAAATTCTTGCCTATGCGGTACTGGATAACGGCTCTGACAGTACCTACATAGCTAAAGACATAGCCAAAAGGTTGAAGCCACCAAGTGTATCGGAGCAGATTACCGTAACAACACTAAATGGAAAGAAGACTAGCCACTTGAGCAAGTACAAGATCGTGGTGGATTGCTTTGAAGGAGCACCAGATGGCCAAGACCACAGAATAGAAGCATACGAACAGGATGTGATACCCTGCAACCGGATGCAAATTCCTACCTCGAAAATTGCCAGCTCAATGCCTCTCTTCAAAGAAATTTCTCAACTCTTCCCTCCCAAATTGGATGCACCAATAGGTCTCCTAATAGGCAGAGATTTCGCACACTTACTAGCACCACATGAGACGATAATTGGAAAAGAGAACGAACCCTTTGCGCTCAAAACTGTTCTGGGATGGACCCTGTGCGGTGGCAATAATGAACACCAGAGGTCACTACACACTACACTTCTTGCGCAGGCGTCAGAGTTTGATGACCTTGATGACCGAAGAAAGATGTCCCAAAATGACATAAAGTTCACCAAAACACTAGAAAATGGAATGGAGCGATCCGAAGATGGGTCGATCACTCTTCCACTTCCCTTTAAAGATCAACCAACTATGCCCAACAATAAGGCTCAAGCTAAAAAGAGACTGGAACAATTAATCCATAGACTCAAAAAAGACCCGAATCTGAAAAAAGATTACTTTCAGTTCATGGAGGAGGTGATTAAAAGCGGACATGCTGAGAAAGTTCCCGATCACTGCACACCACAAGGAAAGGCGTGGTATCTTCCACATTTTGGCGTATACCACCCAAAGAAACAGAAGCTACGCGTAGTATTTGATGCAAGCGTGAAGTTTCTAAACAGATGTCTAAATGACGAACTTCTGGCCGGACCAGATCATATAAACAGCTTACTCGGAATTCTTCTAAGATTCAGAACTAAACATGTAGCCTTGTCGTGTGACATTGAAAAAATGTTTCACAACTTCAAAGTTCTTCCAGAGCACAGAGATTATCTTAGGTTCCTGTGGGTTGACCCCAACTTAACAACAGTAACAGAGTACAGAATGACAGTGCACCTATTTGGTGCAACTTCATCGCCAGGTGTTGCAACCTTTGCGCTGCGCAAAATAGCCGCGCAAGCCACCAACGATCTTCCTGAAGCCAGCAAGTTTATAACAAGAAACTTTTATGTTGATGACGGAATAACTAGTGTTGCTAGTGTTCCCGAAGCTATTCAACTGGCCCGTGATGCAACAAAGATATGCGGAAGTGCCAACTTGCGTTTACACAAGTTCGTAAGTAATAGTAGAGAGCTTTTGCAGTCAATTCCCACCACAGAGATAGCTAAGGGAGTTCAAGGATTGGACTTGTGCAAAGACAAATTACCCGCAGAGAGAACCTTGGGAATGGAATGGCGCACAGATGACGACTGCTTCACCTTTAGCAGCAATCTGCTCGAGAAACCAAACACTAAAAGGGGTATCTTGTCCATAGTTTCACAGGTGTACGATCCTCTCGGCTTACTTGCTCCTTTCCTTTTGAAAGGAAAGGTTTTGATGCAACGTGCCTGCAAGAAAGTTCAAAATTGGGATGAGGCGGTGTCTGAAGATCTTGCAAAAGATTGGACTCTCTGGAAAGAACAGCTGTCAAATCTGCAAGATGTCAGTATCCCAAGGTGCTTAAAACCACAGGATTTCGGAGAGGTTAAAAACACTCAATTGCATTACTTCTGTGATGCCTCCTTAGACGGGTACGGAGCCTGTGCATATCTACGGATGATTAACAAACACGACAAAGTGCATGTTGCACTAGTCATGGCAAAGTCAAGAGTAGCTCCGCTCAAACCTATGACTATACCAAGACTGGAACTCCAAGCGGCGGTTGAAGCGACAAGACTGAAGAATCAGCTTCAAGTTGAGCTTGACCTGACAGTCGATGCAGAGCACTTCTGGAGTGACTCAACTGTTGCCCTAGGATTTATTAGCAACACTGAAGCACAGTATCATATGTTTGTCGCTAACAGAGTGGCTGAAATTCGGCGTTCTACGGACGTAGCTCAGTGGCATCACATTCCAGGATCTCTCAATCCTGCAGATCTAGCTTCACGAGGGTGCAACCTTACATTGCTCAATAAATCAAACTGGTGGTCTGGACCAGCCTTTTTACGCCAGCTAGATATTAGTGAGCATATTTCCGATGACGTTGACCACCGCAAGTACACACAAGATAGCGTAGAGGTCAAAAAAGTGAAGCAAACGCTGTCCACAGTTGCCACCGTGAAAGCTAACATGGATGAAACAATAAAGAAGTTCAGCTCATGGAAAAGACTGGTCAGAGCCCTTGCCCTTGTCAAAGCCATGCTAAAGagtaaaagtttcaaaaaaccCACACTTATCGCGAGGGACTGGCAGGAAGCAGAAGACTGTATAGTCAAAGCAGAGCAGGAACGCTTATTCCCTGAAGACATTAAACGTCTAAAAGGACAAAAAAAACTTGCCAAGAACAGCAAACTTCTCAAATTCACACCATATCTTGATGAGAAAGGGACAATGCGAATGAGAGGCAGAGTCACATCGCCCTTGAGCTACAAAGAGATAAATCCTGTCATACTGACCAAATCTTCACTAGCCAAGCTCTTAGTTACTCACTACCACCAGATTACTCATCATCAGGGCCACAACCCTACAATAGCAGCACTGCGTCAAGCAGGTTTTTGGGTGACCGGCGTCTCAACTCTCGCCAAGAATATTGTGCACCATTGCATACGATGCAGAAGAAATCGTGCCAAACCGGAAGAACAGCAGATGGGTCTTTTACCAAAAGAAAGAACCAACCTCAGCCCACCATTCACTCATGTAGGCATTGACACCTTTGGCCATTTTTTGGTCAAAGAAAGAAGGACCGAACTGAAGAGATATGGCGTACTCTTCACCTGTCTCTACAGTCGTGCTTTGCACATCGAAGTAGTCGACGACCTGTCAACAGACAGTTTTCTACAAGCTCTTAGGAGAATCCAAGCAGTCAGGGGACCAATCACCACTATTTTCAGTGATGGCGGTACCAATTTCACTGGTGCGCGCAATCAGTTAGAAAAAGATCTACTCTCTATGCAAGACAGTAAAATAAAGATATATCTGCTAGCAAATAAAATACAGTTTCAAATAAACACCCCAACAGCCAGCCATCAAGGCGGAATTTGGGAGCGGCAGATCCGCATTATCAGATCAATTCTCAATGGAATGACAACTAAGTATGACCGTCGAATGACTACTGAAGGTCTTAGAACAGCCCTATACGAGATTATGGCCACTGTTAACAGCATACCTCTCTCAACAGCTAGTCTAAGTGACACAGAAGCAATTATCACTGCTAATCACCTTCTGACTATGAAGTCGCAGCACCTACCACCTCCTCCTGGACAATTTGACGGGACTGAGATCTATGGAAGATCCATGTACCGGAAGACCCAGCAGATGGCGGAAGAATTTTGGACAACCTGGAAGGCGCAATATCTCCCAAAGATTGAGAACCGGCCAAAGTGGGAGGCACCCCGGCAAAATATCAAAGTGGGAGACTTGGTTGTCATAGTTGACAATAACGAACCCCGGAACTCCTGGAAAACTGGAGTAGTAGTGGCCGTCCATCAAGGATCCGACGGCTTGGTAAGGAAGACCTCGATCATGACTGGTACAACTGACCTTGATACCTCTGGCAAGCCTAGGCACCCCAGAGTTACCTTAGACAGGCCCGTTCAAAAATTAATCAGAATTATGAGTGCTGAGTAA